Proteins from one Porites lutea chromosome 3, jaPorLute2.1, whole genome shotgun sequence genomic window:
- the LOC140929433 gene encoding uncharacterized protein, translating into MAKITPTMTEFDYNPDVASSIYSVQQALDGDVYKTIDVTAKVVNKENNKQPIVSKGKQLMKTECVIADHTNTIALTLWEDLIDAVDCGKTYKFKNVKIRSFNDIKYLTTNEGTTIHQDQDIHDINMDCEDISLSLNISEGKCISAKLKRELSCIACDACIKGIASDGMITCQNCQMTTLEENCSHKLVAQLMILTAKGKVQSYTCFNDALQSFLASSNTNLTIDTIDLDELKKLLLTSAKQMIIDDSTKTITQFLL; encoded by the coding sequence ATGGCCAAAATCACCCCAACCATGACAGAGTTTGACTATAATCCAGATGTGGCATCCTCAATCTACAGTGTTCAACAAGCTCTTGATGGCGATGTATACAAAACTATTGATGTGACAGCAAAAGTcgtcaacaaagaaaacaacaaacaaccaatTGTTTCCAAGGGAAAACAACTAATGAAAACTGAATGTGTTATTGCTGATCACACCAATACTATCGCATTGACACTTTGGGAAGACCTTATTGATGCAGTAGATTGCGGAAAAACATATAAGTTCAAGAATGTAAAAATTAGATCATTCAATGACATAAAGTATCTAACTACCAATGAAGGAACCACCATCCACCAAGACCAAGACATCCATGATATTAACATGGATTGTGAAGACATAAGCCTTAGCTTAAACATTTCAGAAGGAAAATGTATCTCAGCAAAACTCAAAAGAGAATTATCCTGCATTGCTTGTGATGCATGTATTAAAGGCATAGCATCAGACGGCATGATCACGTGTCAGAACTGTCAAATGACTACCCTAGAAGAAAACTGCAGCCATAAGCTTGTAGCACAATTAATGATCTTAACAGCAAAAGGAAAGGTTCAAAGTTACACATGCTTTAATGATGCTTTGCAGAGCTTCCTAGCATCAAGCAACACAAACTTGACAATTGACACCATTGATCTGGATGAATTGAAAAAACTGCTGCTAACATCTGCCAAGCAAATGATTATAGATGATTCGACAAAAACTATAACCCAATTTCTACTATAA
- the LOC140931652 gene encoding uncharacterized protein, translating into MYVEDFAFSTDDNGIEFVTYEENPTKTRQGGLRKKRRVVQPKMFATGGQRCPVKLFKTFLERRPEEMRNSGPFYLALNERPKTQVWFKRQRMGVNSINSFMKNMASQADIQGKKLTNHSARKTLVKKLKAANQPRSAIIGVTGYTNERSLADYEEGDEKEQRLISSIISAECATAQSSRVRQPLERLDAVNTAVANTFLMNDESSATVNHFHGCQVTINYNIASKLGNADQQQ; encoded by the coding sequence ATGTACGTTgaagattttgccttcagtaccGACGACAATGGTATTGAATTCGTGACTTACGAAGAAAACCCCACGAAAACTCGCCAAGGTGGACTTCGCAAGAAACGAAGAGTCGTTCAACCCAAGATGTTTGCTACCGGTGGACAGAGATGCCCtgtaaaattgttcaaaacatttttggaacgAAGACCCGAAGAAATGCGAAACAGTGGTCCATTCTATCTTGCCTTGAATGAACGACCAAAGACCCAAGTGTGGTTTAAGCGTCAAAGAATGGGCGTCAACAGCATTAATTCCTTTATGAAGAATATGGCAAGTCAAGCAGACATACAAGGCAAAAAGCTCACAAACCACAGTGCTCGCAAAACCTTGGTGAAGAAGCTGAAAGCTGCAAATCAACCGAGGTCAGCGATTATCGGCGTGACAGGCTATACCAATGAAAGGTCCCTTGCAGATTATGAAGAAGGCGATGAGAAAGAACAGCGACTCATTTCTTCAATCATCAGTGCAGAGTGTGCAACGGCACAATCCAGCAGAGTTCGTCAACCGCTTGAAAGATTAGATGCTGTAAACACAGCTGTGGCGAACACTTTCCTCATGAATGATGAAAGTTCGGCGACCGTTAACCATTTCCATGGCTGTCAAGTTACTATAAATTACAACATCGCAAGCAAGCTGGGAAACGCTGATCAGCAGCAGTAG